A part of Synchiropus splendidus isolate RoL2022-P1 chromosome 19, RoL_Sspl_1.0, whole genome shotgun sequence genomic DNA contains:
- the rmi2 gene encoding recQ-mediated genome instability protein 2, translated as MQKADKQPGETRHPPPVKVLSSQLRNAETRGDKVDGCVLKVSRGQHLRVSLVWLQGTVVEVQSDQNTLLLMDETGTFVIEGVRNVPKGKPCLSQGKYVMVMGTVQSVSPVPLIHAVKMADLSDLAALHRHMWKLEVEELQRILTS; from the exons ATGCAGAAAGCGGACAAACAGCCCGGAGAAACAAGGCATCCTCCGCCTGTGAAGGTCCTCTCCTCGCAGCTGAGGAACGCAGAGACTCGCGGTGACAAGGTGGACGGATGTGTGCTCAAAGTGAGTCGCGGTCAACACCTCCGGGTGTCGCTGGTGTGGCTGCAGGGGACGGTGGTGGAGGTCCAGTCGGATCAGAACACCCTGCTGCTGATGGATGAGACCGGGACGTTTGTGATCGAGGGAGTGAGGAATGTGCCGAAAGGGAAACCGTGTTTGTCGCAAG GTAAATACGTCATGGTGATGGGGACCGTGCAGAGCGTCTCCCCGGTGCCGCTCATCCACGCGGTGAAGATGGcagatctgtcggacctcgctGCTCTGCaccgacacatgtggaagctggaggtggaggagctgcagcgcaTTCTGACGTCATGA
- the ubfd1 gene encoding ubiquitin domain-containing protein UBFD1 isoform X3, with protein MMETEAKPKGAEFAESIHKKTLSDPGDATTQDSKLSNGDEAQDKQETVDLKIIWNKNKYDLKIPVNSTGAQLKEQIHSLTGLPPAMQKVMYKGLLPEDKMLRDIKITSGAKIMVVGSTINDVLAVNTPKEVIQQEVKAEENKKEPLCRQKQHRKVLDKGKPDDIMPAIKGAKERLPTVPLSGMFNKSGGKVRLTFKLEQDQLWIGTKERTEKVPMGSIKNVVSEPIEDHEDYHMMAFQLGPTEASQYWVYWVPVQFVDAIKDTVLGKWQYF; from the exons ATGATGGAAACCGAAGCAAAGCCAAAAGGAGCGGAGTTTGCCGAGAGCATCCACAAGAAGACGCTGTCGGATCCAGGTGACGCCACAACTCAGGACTCTAAGTTAAGCAATGGAGACGAGGCGCAGGACAAGCAGGAGACGGTGGACTTGAAGATTATCTGGAACAAGAATAAGTACGACCTGAAAATTCCGGTTAACAGCACCGGAGCGCAGCTAAAGGAGCAGATCCATTCTCTCACTG GTCTTCCACCGGCAATGCAGAAAGTGATGTACAAAGGTTTACTTCCAGAGGACAAGATGCTGCGTGACATTAAAATAACAAGCGGGGCGAAAATCATGGTGGTAGGTTCGACAATAAATGACGTTTTAGCAGTAAACACCCCCAAAGAGGTCAttcagcaggaggtgaaggcCGAAGAAAACAAGAAGGAGCCTTTATGCAGACAAAAG CAACACAGGAAAGTTTTAGACAAAGGTAAACCGGATGATATAATGCCAGCTATTAAAGGAGCAAAG GAGCGATTACCGACAGTGCCTTTATCCGGAATGTTCAACAAGTCCGGAGGAAAAGTTAGACTCACATTTAAACTGGAACAGGATCAACTGTGGATCGGAACAAAGG AGAGAACAGAGAAGGTCCCAATGGGCTCCATCAAAAATGTTGTGTCTGAACCCATCGAGGATCACGAGGACTATCACATGATG GCCTTTCAGTTGGGTCCGACTGAAGCGTCTCAATACTGGGTCTACTGGGTGCCTGTTCAGTTTGTCGATGCAATCAAAGACACAGTGCTGGGGAAATGGCAGTATTTCTAA
- the ubfd1 gene encoding ubiquitin domain-containing protein UBFD1 isoform X1: MTGHCKIASKPGYVGGDEVMMETEAKPKGAEFAESIHKKTLSDPGDATTQDSKLSNGDEAQDKQETVDLKIIWNKNKYDLKIPVNSTGAQLKEQIHSLTGLPPAMQKVMYKGLLPEDKMLRDIKITSGAKIMVVGSTINDVLAVNTPKEVIQQEVKAEENKKEPLCRQKQHRKVLDKGKPDDIMPAIKGAKERLPTVPLSGMFNKSGGKVRLTFKLEQDQLWIGTKERTEKVPMGSIKNVVSEPIEDHEDYHMMAFQLGPTEASQYWVYWVPVQFVDAIKDTVLGKWQYF; the protein is encoded by the exons ATGACTGGACATTGTAAAATTGCATCAAAACCTGGATATGTAG GAGGTGACGAGGTTATGATGGAAACCGAAGCAAAGCCAAAAGGAGCGGAGTTTGCCGAGAGCATCCACAAGAAGACGCTGTCGGATCCAGGTGACGCCACAACTCAGGACTCTAAGTTAAGCAATGGAGACGAGGCGCAGGACAAGCAGGAGACGGTGGACTTGAAGATTATCTGGAACAAGAATAAGTACGACCTGAAAATTCCGGTTAACAGCACCGGAGCGCAGCTAAAGGAGCAGATCCATTCTCTCACTG GTCTTCCACCGGCAATGCAGAAAGTGATGTACAAAGGTTTACTTCCAGAGGACAAGATGCTGCGTGACATTAAAATAACAAGCGGGGCGAAAATCATGGTGGTAGGTTCGACAATAAATGACGTTTTAGCAGTAAACACCCCCAAAGAGGTCAttcagcaggaggtgaaggcCGAAGAAAACAAGAAGGAGCCTTTATGCAGACAAAAG CAACACAGGAAAGTTTTAGACAAAGGTAAACCGGATGATATAATGCCAGCTATTAAAGGAGCAAAG GAGCGATTACCGACAGTGCCTTTATCCGGAATGTTCAACAAGTCCGGAGGAAAAGTTAGACTCACATTTAAACTGGAACAGGATCAACTGTGGATCGGAACAAAGG AGAGAACAGAGAAGGTCCCAATGGGCTCCATCAAAAATGTTGTGTCTGAACCCATCGAGGATCACGAGGACTATCACATGATG GCCTTTCAGTTGGGTCCGACTGAAGCGTCTCAATACTGGGTCTACTGGGTGCCTGTTCAGTTTGTCGATGCAATCAAAGACACAGTGCTGGGGAAATGGCAGTATTTCTAA
- the ubfd1 gene encoding ubiquitin domain-containing protein UBFD1 isoform X2 gives MATQDGGDEVMMETEAKPKGAEFAESIHKKTLSDPGDATTQDSKLSNGDEAQDKQETVDLKIIWNKNKYDLKIPVNSTGAQLKEQIHSLTGLPPAMQKVMYKGLLPEDKMLRDIKITSGAKIMVVGSTINDVLAVNTPKEVIQQEVKAEENKKEPLCRQKQHRKVLDKGKPDDIMPAIKGAKERLPTVPLSGMFNKSGGKVRLTFKLEQDQLWIGTKERTEKVPMGSIKNVVSEPIEDHEDYHMMAFQLGPTEASQYWVYWVPVQFVDAIKDTVLGKWQYF, from the exons ATGGCGACCCAGGATG GAGGTGACGAGGTTATGATGGAAACCGAAGCAAAGCCAAAAGGAGCGGAGTTTGCCGAGAGCATCCACAAGAAGACGCTGTCGGATCCAGGTGACGCCACAACTCAGGACTCTAAGTTAAGCAATGGAGACGAGGCGCAGGACAAGCAGGAGACGGTGGACTTGAAGATTATCTGGAACAAGAATAAGTACGACCTGAAAATTCCGGTTAACAGCACCGGAGCGCAGCTAAAGGAGCAGATCCATTCTCTCACTG GTCTTCCACCGGCAATGCAGAAAGTGATGTACAAAGGTTTACTTCCAGAGGACAAGATGCTGCGTGACATTAAAATAACAAGCGGGGCGAAAATCATGGTGGTAGGTTCGACAATAAATGACGTTTTAGCAGTAAACACCCCCAAAGAGGTCAttcagcaggaggtgaaggcCGAAGAAAACAAGAAGGAGCCTTTATGCAGACAAAAG CAACACAGGAAAGTTTTAGACAAAGGTAAACCGGATGATATAATGCCAGCTATTAAAGGAGCAAAG GAGCGATTACCGACAGTGCCTTTATCCGGAATGTTCAACAAGTCCGGAGGAAAAGTTAGACTCACATTTAAACTGGAACAGGATCAACTGTGGATCGGAACAAAGG AGAGAACAGAGAAGGTCCCAATGGGCTCCATCAAAAATGTTGTGTCTGAACCCATCGAGGATCACGAGGACTATCACATGATG GCCTTTCAGTTGGGTCCGACTGAAGCGTCTCAATACTGGGTCTACTGGGTGCCTGTTCAGTTTGTCGATGCAATCAAAGACACAGTGCTGGGGAAATGGCAGTATTTCTAA
- the LOC128751032 gene encoding UNC93-like protein MFSD11 isoform X3: protein MADRRTFNVVILGVGFLFVFTAFTTCGNIEQTIVKSLQNETFNGSGYHSLGIIYGVFSFSNLLAPMFVSIVGPKLTMFLSGLLYSGYIAVFIVPYTWSFYFTSVLIGIGAAMLWTAQGQFLVENSEASTINRNTGVFWALLQCSMLFGNLYIYLDWNGKSEISESSRKNIFLSLLVASILGTLSFLILKKDFHEEDILTEDEGQSLLSGPVMYKHRANTALQDAKLEFRTILQLVNTRTIFLLSPCMAYSGLELSFYSGVYGTCIGATTQFGNKAKGLIGISGIVVGIGEIVGEFEEAQSGGGCSGTDARCPPGGGLFGLLCKNSHFRRTSVVFLGMVVHFIAFYLIFLNIPGDAPVVFSTTTQTTPFLTPSASVALLCSFLLGLGDSCFNTQLYSILGCVYAEQSTPAFAIFKFIQCLSGSRLLLKIT from the exons ATGGCAGACAGACGGACTTTCAATGTCGTTATTTTGGGTGTTGGGttcctctttgtttttacaGCCTTCACAACATGCGGGAACATTGAA CAAACTATTGTGAAGAGCCTGCAGAATGAGACTTTCAATGGGAGCGGATACCACAG TCTGGGCATCATCTATGGGGTGTTCTCCTTCTCAAATCTACTGGCACCTATGTTCGTCTCCATCGTTGGACCTAAGTTGACCATGTTTTTGAGCGGCCTCCTTTACAG CGGTTACATCGCCGTGTTCATCGTCCCCTACACGTGGTCATTTTACTTCACCTCTGTACTGATTGGCATTGGAGCGGCAA TGCTCTGGACGGCACAAGGACAGTTCTTGGTGGAGAACTCCGAGGCCTCCACCATCAATAGGAACACGGGGGTGTTCTGGGCTCTGTTGCAGTGCAG CATGCTGTTTGGAAATCTTTACATTTACTTGGACTGGAATGGAAAGTCTGAAATATCAG AGTCCAGCAGGAAAAAcatcttcctctccctcctggtGGCCTCCATCCTCGGGACGCTGAGCTTCTTGATCCTGAAGAAGGATTTTCATGAGGAGGACATACTCACAGAGGACGAGGGGCAGTCCCTTCTCTCTGGGCCAGTCat GTATAAACACCGAGCAAATACCGCCCTGCAAGATGCCAAGTTGGAATTCA GAACGATCCTGCAGCTGGTCAACACCAGGACCATCTTCCTGCTGAGCCCCTGCATGGCCTACAGCG GTCTCGAGCTGTCGTTCTACAGCGGCGTGTACGGGACTTGCATCGGAGCGACGACGCAGTTTGGGAATAAAGCAAAAGGTTTGATTGGGATCTCTGGGATCGTGGTGGGCATCGGCGAGATCGTGGGTGAGTTTGAGGAGGCGCAGTCTGGGGGTGGATGTTCTGGTACTGATGCCAGGTGCCCACCAGGTGGAGGATTATTTGGACTGCTGTGTAAGAACAGCCACTTCAGACGGACCTCAGTGGTCTTCCTGGGGATGGTCGTTCATTTCATCGCCTTCTACCTGATCTTCCTCAACATCCCCGGCGACGCCCCGGTTGTGTTCTCCACCACAACACAGACGACTCCGTTCCTGACTCCCAG tgCTTCCGTCgccctgctgtgcagcttccTGCTCGGACTGGGCGACAGCTGCTTCAACACACAGCTCTACAGCATATTAGGCTGTGTTTACGCCGAACAAAGCACGCCTGCATTTGCCATCTTCAAATTCATCCAG